The following are from one region of the Erwinia billingiae Eb661 genome:
- a CDS encoding TetR/AcrR family transcriptional regulator — MTKQINELPPRGPSDHSVRDQVVEAATEHFGHYGYEKTTVSELAKAIGFSKSYIYKFFDSKQAIGEVICSNRLAMIMVIVNAAIADAPSASEKIRRLFSSITEAGSDLFFHDRKLYDIAAVASRDSWPSAEAYKGRVRQLIEQIIVEGRQAGEFEGKTPLDEATQAIYLVMLPYISPVQLQFNLETAPAAATLLSSLILRSLSPDW; from the coding sequence ATGACGAAACAAATAAATGAACTTCCCCCGCGGGGGCCGTCGGATCACAGTGTCCGCGATCAGGTTGTCGAAGCTGCCACCGAGCATTTTGGACATTACGGCTATGAGAAAACCACCGTGTCGGAACTGGCGAAAGCCATTGGTTTTTCTAAGTCTTACATCTACAAATTTTTCGATTCCAAGCAGGCCATCGGCGAGGTGATTTGCAGCAACCGACTGGCGATGATTATGGTGATCGTCAATGCCGCCATTGCCGATGCACCGTCTGCTTCTGAAAAAATACGGCGTTTATTCAGTAGCATAACCGAAGCAGGCAGCGATCTATTCTTTCACGACCGCAAGCTTTATGACATTGCTGCCGTCGCGTCGCGTGATAGCTGGCCTTCCGCAGAAGCGTATAAAGGTCGGGTACGCCAGCTGATCGAACAGATCATTGTCGAAGGGCGTCAGGCCGGGGAGTTTGAAGGTAAAACGCCGCTGGATGAGGCAACCCAGGCAATATATCTGGTCATGCTGCCTTACATCAGTCCAGTACAACTGCAATTCAATTTGGAAACCGCGCCGGCTGCGGCAACACTCCTGTCTTCGTTGATACTGAGAAGTCTGTCACCCGACTGGTGA
- a CDS encoding efflux RND transporter periplasmic adaptor subunit, whose protein sequence is MLRLHPARFAVYLLPLALVACGDASVADDPRTQPPLIRTATVVSAVDASRAFTGVVVARVQSDLGFRVEGKILERLVDTGQNVKRGQPLMRLDPVDLRLQAQAQQQTVAAARARAKQATDDEGRYRGLVKTGAVSASAYDGIKAAAESAKAELSAAQAQANVAQNATGYAVLLADADGVVMETLAEPGQVVSAGQPVVRLARAGQREAVVQLPETLRPAPGSEAAATLYGAGQQAVPAKLRLLSDAADPVTRTFEARYVLEGTLAAAPLGSTVTLHISDNPLPQQMMQVPLAALYDPGKGPGVWTISGSPAKVSWRPVSVVVLGDDAASVTGSLKPGEQVVALGAHLLHEGEAVRIAQNEGSIAGSRP, encoded by the coding sequence ATGCTCAGGCTACATCCTGCCCGTTTTGCTGTTTACCTGTTACCGCTTGCCCTGGTGGCCTGCGGTGACGCTTCCGTTGCTGACGATCCCCGGACTCAGCCCCCTCTGATAAGAACGGCAACCGTGGTCAGTGCGGTCGATGCCTCACGCGCCTTCACCGGCGTTGTGGTTGCCCGTGTGCAAAGCGACCTCGGCTTTCGCGTTGAAGGGAAGATCCTCGAACGCCTGGTCGATACCGGCCAGAACGTTAAGCGCGGTCAGCCATTAATGCGTCTTGATCCGGTTGACTTACGCCTGCAGGCACAGGCTCAGCAACAGACCGTTGCTGCCGCACGGGCGCGGGCAAAACAAGCGACTGATGACGAGGGGCGCTATCGTGGCCTGGTCAAAACGGGCGCTGTGTCAGCCTCGGCCTACGATGGCATCAAAGCGGCGGCAGAGTCGGCCAAAGCTGAACTCAGTGCGGCTCAGGCACAGGCGAATGTGGCACAAAACGCCACCGGCTATGCCGTACTGCTGGCCGATGCTGACGGCGTGGTGATGGAAACGTTGGCTGAACCCGGTCAGGTTGTCAGCGCCGGGCAGCCGGTTGTCCGTCTGGCCAGAGCAGGGCAGCGGGAGGCGGTGGTGCAACTGCCCGAGACGCTACGACCGGCTCCCGGCAGCGAGGCCGCAGCAACGTTGTACGGTGCCGGCCAACAGGCCGTTCCTGCGAAACTGCGGCTCCTTTCCGATGCGGCCGATCCGGTCACCCGTACCTTCGAAGCGCGATATGTGCTTGAGGGGACGCTGGCGGCAGCCCCGCTGGGATCCACCGTCACGCTGCATATCAGCGACAATCCGTTACCGCAGCAGATGATGCAGGTTCCTTTGGCCGCACTCTATGATCCGGGAAAAGGGCCGGGAGTCTGGACGATTTCGGGCTCGCCGGCAAAAGTGTCATGGCGGCCGGTTTCAGTCGTGGTATTGGGTGACGATGCGGCAAGCGTGACCGGTTCGCTTAAGCCGGGTGAGCAGGTGGTCGCGCTGGGCGCTCATCTGTTGCATGAGGGTGAAGCCGTGCGCATTGCACAGAACGAGGGCAGCATTGCCGGGAGCCGGCCATGA